The Corylus avellana chromosome ca8, CavTom2PMs-1.0 genome has a segment encoding these proteins:
- the LOC132189132 gene encoding protein TPR3-like isoform X4, which produces MSTLSKELVFLILQYLEEEGFRKAAHILERESGYYFDMKYFEELVLGGEWDEAESYFSGFTSASDNRHSTKVYFEIRKQNFIEALDNNDREQALGILMKRLKVFAPDHEEMFKEMTLLLTFNDIREHDALSGYGDTKSARMMLMCELKKIIEANPIFHGKLKFPSIQSQRLRRLINQSLNWQHLRCKDPHPNPDIKTLLMDHVCQPQHNFSCAQSTENNSLPSQATSLPVPTSSDDWNSSPSTITKSAFLGAVCHGAPKNAATAVEVLEDSDKMSTGRPSGTLDEATSIVTNPGRSHNSVSIPNDLPKTVARTLNEETSPMSMDFHPVQQTVLLVGTCAGDVGLWNVHSGEKLLSRNFKVWDIEACSTTFKAALLNDPQVSVNRIMWIPDGSLFGVAYSKHIVQLFSYHGGDDTRQQLEIDAHVGGVNDLAFAAPHRQLLVITCGDDKMIKVWDVVTGTKQFSFDGHDAPVYSVYPHIKQNIHVVFSTSVDGKIKLWLYDALGARVDHDAPGLGCTKMAYSADGKRLFSCGTSKDGQSFLIEWNENEGTAERVYQGLVKCLSSVVQFTTIKNQFLAAADNHVIKFWDMDNEELFTTIDADGGLPANPHICFNKEGTLLAVSANENRIKILATDYGLQLLQTSENCSGGASQVLSEKLRKLVINPITVGGSAGVAEGGLPMDGDAKNLNDVESKSTGEVINKSKVWKLLEINSYSQCQYLRLPKHVKTKKISRLIYTHSGNAILALSSNAIHVLWKWPQNHLNSSGKATTKVPPLLWQPKSGLQLMSNDLTGPNTEEAVPCFALSKNGSYLMSASGGMISLFNTITFKVIRP; this is translated from the exons ATGTCTACTCTCAGCAAAGAGCTTGTCTTCTTAATCTTGCAGTATTTGGAGGAGGAAGGTTTCAGAAAAGCTGCTCACAT ACTTGAGCGCGAAAGTGGATACTACTTTGACATGAAATATTTTGAGGAATTGGTGCTTGGTGGGGAATGGGATGAGGCTGAGAGTTATTTTTCTGGTTTCACAAGTGCCAGTGACAATAGGCACTCGACCAAGGTTTATTTTGAAATCAGGAAGCAGAATTTTATCGAGGCACTTGACAA TAATGATCGAGAACAGGCGTTAGGTATACTCATGAAGAGACTAAAAGTTTTTGCCCCAGATCATGAGGAGATGTTCAAAGAAATGACTCTGCTATTAACATTCAACGATATAAG GGAACATGATGCACTTTCTGGATATGGAGATACGAAGTCTGCAAGAATGATGTTGATGTGTGAACTCAAGAAAATTATTGAGGCAAATCCTATTTTCCATGGCAAACTGAAGTTTCCTAGCATCCAAAGTCAGAGGTTGCGTCGTCTCATTAACCAAAg CTTGAATTGGCAGCATTTACGTTGTAAAGATCCTCATCCAAATCCTGATATAAAAACCCTTTTGATGGATCATGTTTGTCAACCACAACACAACTTTTCATGTGCCCAATCAACTGAGAACAATTCATTG CCTTCTCAAGCCACATCACTTCCAGTTCCAACTTCTTCTGACGATTGGAATTCCAGTCCATCTACCATAACAAAATCTGCTTTTCTTGGAGCTGTCTGTCATGGTGCTCCAAAGAACGCAG CTACAGCTGTGGAGGTTCTCGAGGATTCTGATAAAATGTCCACAGGAAGGCCCTCTGGCACCTTGGATGAG GCGACTTCAATTGTCACTAATCCTGGTCGAAGTCACAACTCAGTGTCCATACCAAATGACTTGCCCAAGACTGTTGCAAGGACATTGAACGAGGAAACATCTCCAATGAGCATGGATTTTCATCCTGTTCAGCAGACCGTTCTGCTAG TTGGAACCTGTGCTGGAGATGTAGGGCTGTGGAATGTACATTCTGGGgaaaaattgctttcaagaaatTTTAAGGTTTGGGATATTGAAGCATGCTCAACGACATTCAAG GCAGCTCTATTAAATGATCCGCAAGTCTCTGTCAATCGTATCATGTGGATTCCTGATGGTTCCTTATTTG GGGTTGCATATTCGAAGCATATTGTGCAATTATTTTCTTATCATGGTGGAGATGACACACGACAGCAATTGGAg ATTGATGCTCATGTTGGCGGTGTTAATGATCTAGCCTTTGCTGCCCCTCACAGGCAACTTTTGGTCATAACATGTGGAGATGACAAGATGATTAAG GTTTGGGATGTGGTTACCGGtaccaaacaattttcttttgatggTCATGATGCTCCTGTTTATTCTGTCTATCCTCATATCAAGCAAAATATTCAT GTTGTTTTTTCAACATCCGTGGATGGTAAAATCAAGTTATGGTTATATGATGCTTTGGGAGCCAGAGTTGATCATGATGCACCTGGTCTTGGTTGCACAAAAATGGCTTATAGTGCTGATGGTAAAAG GCTTTTTTCCTGTGGTACCAGTAAAGATGGACAGTCATTTCTTATAGAATGGAACGAAAATGAAGGTACTGCAGAAAGAGTTTACCAAGGACTTGTTAAATGTCTTTCATCTGTTGTGCAATTCACCACAATCAAGAACCAATTTTTGGCTGCTGCTGACAATCACGTGATTAAATTTTGGGATATGGACAATGAGGAGCTTTTTACAACTATTGATGCAGATGGAGGCCTACCA GCAAACCCACATATATGCTTCAACAAGGAGGGCACATTATTGGCTGTTTCTGCAAATGAAAACAGAATCAAGATCTTGGCAACGGATTATGGTCTTCAGTTGTTGCAAACATCTGAAAATTGTTCTGGAGGTGCCTCTCAGGTTCTCTCTGAAAAATTGAGGAAG CTTGTTATTAATCCAATTACAGTTGGTGGTAGTGCTGGAGTTGCTGAGGGAGGTCTTCCCATG GATGGGGATGCAAAAAACTTGAACGACGTGGAATCTAAATCTACTGGAGAAGTCATTAACAAATCAAAGGTTTGGAAGCTTCTTGAAATTAACAGTTATTCTCAGTGCCAGTACTTGCGACTCCCTAAGCATGTGAAGACAAAAAAA ATCTCAAGACTGATCTACACACATTCAGGTAATGCCATTTTGGCTTTGTCATCAAACGCCATTCATGTGCTTTGGAAATGGCCACAAAATCACCTTAATTCAAGTGGCAAG GCAACAACCAAAGTTCCCCCTCTATTGTGGCAACCAAAGAGCGGCTTACAACTCATGAGCAATGACCTTACGGGCCCCAACACAGAAGAGGCTGTGCCCTGTTTTGCTTTGTCCAAGAATGGTTCATATCTCATGTCAGCATCAGGAGGGATGATTTCCCTGTTCAACACAATAACATTTAAGGTAATTAG ACCATGA